From one Desulfurobacterium thermolithotrophum DSM 11699 genomic stretch:
- a CDS encoding flagellar brake protein: MNRIDFLKLPSADIMTVTVFVLIIVLIVLFFLLAGIIKEYLREKNLRISFFKEALERSLTKEEAAVLWNFSKKMGRDPFLSLEFKAPFEKVVDLYIKTDPNAKEEIIQDMRTKLGFDFVPYFVPLTSTKDIELFQPGKLYVDNLSFDVALFDKDERFMYWAIIEEIPSNLSLIEKKVKISFIRKNDGIYALEGTVKETYIDNGKLVLKIPHTFELTRYQRREYARVEVEIDGLLGIYDKREDKIIWYKGKIVDISAGGLKLCIPISELKEEITPMTEVVVKFQLSGKDFPIRSVVVNVYPKRYSTCYGIKFEKIKPEDQEFIHDFVKKEQQKLAQLAVKNKT; this comes from the coding sequence ATGAATCGTATTGATTTCTTAAAATTGCCATCAGCCGACATTATGACTGTCACTGTATTTGTTTTGATCATAGTCTTAATCGTACTATTTTTTCTGTTAGCAGGTATAATAAAAGAATATCTAAGAGAAAAAAACTTAAGGATTTCTTTTTTCAAAGAAGCTTTAGAAAGATCTTTAACAAAAGAAGAAGCCGCAGTGCTTTGGAATTTTTCTAAAAAGATGGGAAGAGATCCTTTTCTTTCTTTAGAATTCAAAGCTCCTTTTGAAAAAGTTGTTGACTTGTATATTAAAACAGACCCAAATGCAAAAGAAGAAATAATCCAAGACATGAGAACGAAATTGGGTTTCGACTTTGTACCCTATTTCGTTCCATTAACAAGTACAAAAGATATAGAGTTATTTCAACCTGGAAAACTTTATGTAGATAATTTAAGCTTTGATGTGGCTCTATTTGATAAAGATGAAAGATTTATGTATTGGGCAATAATTGAAGAAATTCCCTCAAATCTTAGCCTGATAGAAAAAAAGGTAAAAATATCTTTTATAAGAAAGAATGATGGTATATATGCTTTGGAAGGAACTGTGAAAGAGACCTATATAGATAACGGAAAGCTCGTGCTTAAAATTCCTCATACATTTGAGCTTACTAGATATCAAAGAAGAGAATATGCAAGGGTAGAAGTGGAAATAGATGGACTCTTAGGAATTTATGATAAAAGAGAAGATAAAATAATATGGTATAAAGGAAAAATTGTTGATATTAGTGCAGGGGGATTGAAGTTGTGTATTCCTATCTCTGAATTAAAAGAAGAAATTACTCCAATGACAGAAGTGGTAGTGAAGTTTCAACTTAGTGGTAAAGATTTTCCAATACGATCAGTAGTTGTAAACGTTTATCCGAAAAGATATTCTACATGTTACGGAATCAAGTTTGAAAAAATTAAACCTGAAGATCAGGAATTTATTCACGATTTTGTCAAGAAAGAACAACAGAAATTAGCACAACTTGCTGTAAAGAATAAAACTTAG